tcggtactgagggagtgtcggagggtcggtactgagggagtgtcggagggtcggtactgagggagtgtcggagggtcggtactgagggagtgtcggagggtcggtactgagggagtgtcggagggtcggtactgagggagtgtcggagggtcggtactgagggagtgccgcactgtcggagggtccttgGAATGTCCCGAGCTGGTGAAATGCATTTCTTAACGTCGAGACTGTAAAATTAGCTGAGAGACCCCTGAAGTAGTTCAAACGTTGTCTCTCAATGTTCATTATGTCCTTTCAGTTTATTGGTTcatagtaaaaaaaaaaacagcacaaCATGAATAGCAGTGGAATTGAAATGGCTAGCTGGTGAGGTGCATGTTCTGGATCACGGTTTAGATGTTTGGTTCCTGCAGTGGTGTGGCCTTTAATCTGGTCTGTCCCTTCAAGACCCGGCTGTGTTCCTGGGTGCCTGATGGCTGAAGGAATTTTCTGTCGGTTCACAGCTGCTGTGAAGATATCAGCTTCTCTCCTTGGAGCAGGGTTGCCAATGCTCTGGGATTGCTCTGGAAtctccagtgctgagggagtgctgccctgtcagagggtcagtactgagggagtgctgccctgtcggagggtcagtactgagggagtgttgcactgtcggagggtcagtactgagggagtgttgcactgtcggagggtcagtactgagggagcgccgcactgtcagagggtcattactgagggagtgctgcactgtcggagggtcggtactgagggagtgctgcactgttggagggtcagtactgagggagcgctgcactgtcggagggtcagtactgagggaatgccgccctgtcagagggtcattactgagggagtgccgcactgtcggaggttcggtactgagggagtgccgcactgtcggagggtcagtactgtgggaatgccgcactgtcagagggtcattactgagggagtgctgcactgtcagagggtcattactgagggagtgccgcactgtcggagaggcggtactgagggagtgctgcactgtcggaggggcgggaCGGAGGGGcgagactgagggagtgccgcactgtcggagggtcggtactgagggagtgccgtactgtcggagggtcggtactgagggagtgccgtactgtcggaggatcggtactgagggagtgccgcactgtcggaggatcggtactgagggagtgccgcactgtcagagggtcggtactgagggagtgccgcactgtcggaggatcggtactgagggagtgccgcactgtcggaggggcggtactgagggagtgctacactttcagagggtcagtactgagggagtgtcggagggccgggactgagggagtgccggagggttgggactgagggagtgccgcactgtcggagggttgggactgagggagtgccgcactgacggaggggcgggactgagggagtgccgcactgtcggaggggcgggactgagggagtgccgcactgtcggaggggcgggactgagggagtgccgcactgtcggaggggcgggactgagggagtgccgcactgtcggaggggcgggactgagggagtgccgcactgtcggagggttgggactgagggagtgccgcattgtcctaTGCACCATCCTTTGAATCAGGCCTTGAACAAGAGGGTCGCCTCTGCCccatcaggtgggtgtaaaagatcccacggccactatttggaagacgagcacgggggggggcgtggggcggtgttctccccggtgtcctgaggccagtatttatccctcaaccgacatcacttataaaaaaaaaaaaatcagatgacctgggtcattatcacattgctgtttgtgggatcttgctgtgtgcaaattggctgccgtgtttcctacgttGTAACAGTGGCCGCTCTTCAAAACGGGTCATTAGTTGTCTGTGAagcttttgggacatcctgaagggcCGAAGAGGCCCTATTATAAAAGTGAGTCACGTTGCTGTTTCCCGTCAGAATAAGCGCCATCGTCCCTCTGCCGGCCAGATGTTCTGCTATTCGGACGCAATCCTTTCTAGAACAGCCTTCAGCGACTGTTTGAGTGTCTGTCGGTGCCTGTGGCCCATGAAGATGTAGATGATGGGGTTGAGGCAGCTGTTGAAGAGGATGAGGTTGTAGCTGAGGGTGGTTCCCAGCCGAATAGCCGTGCTGGGCTGAGCCGCCACCTTCAGGAGCTCGAAGACGTGATAGGGCAGCCAGCCGACGAAGAAGGCAGCCACGATGGTCGCCATGATCCTCTGGGGCCGGCcggggagccccccccccccccccgccccgcagtCTGACGGCGATGGTGGCGTAGGAGCCGGCGATGGCCGCGAACGGGAGCAGGAAGGCCAGCACGAAGCGGGCCAGGCTCAGCGCCTCTTGCCTCTGGCGTTGCAGGGTCCTCCCCTGCCCGCCTGTGGGGTCGCCGGGCCGCGCGTAGTTTAAGCGGCAGCTGGTGCGGTTGTCCCTCCGCCCCGAGGGGACGGCGTCGAGGAAGGCGAAGTAGGGGGCGGTGGCCAACAAGGCCAGGGCCCAGACGACCAAGCTGGCCCAGGCGGCGGCCCGCGGGTTGAGGCGGTTGCGTGTCCAGACGGGCGCGGAGGCGCAGCGCTGGGCACTGATGGCACCGAGCAGGAAGATGCTGCCGAAGAGGTTGAGATACTCAACGGAGACGCAGAGCTTGCACAGGACCCGGCCGAAGGGCCAGTGGTGACCCATGGCGATGTAGGCGAAGGAGAAGGGCAGGAAGAGGACGAAGGAGAAATCGGCAGCCGCCAGGTTGCAGGCGAAGACGCTGCCCACGGTCCTCTTCATCTTGCAGCCCGCCATCCACAGGACGAGACTGTTCCCGCTTATCCCCAGCAGGAACACCACAGCGTGCAGCAACAGGCTCACTCCTTGCAAGACCTGTGCGAGGGAGCCCTCCGAGAATTCAGTCTGGTTCACAATGCCGAACGAGAGGTTGAGAGCAGGTCTCGGGGTGGAGTCAGTCATGCTTATCTGAAAGGACACAGAAACAGAAAATCGGTTTTGTCAGCTTTCACCACCTCCTGCATCGAATCTTCAGCACGGGGAACTAACTAAACTGCTCCACCCATGAGAAGGTACTGATAAGATCATAGAACGATACAACATAGGAGGCGGAATCTCCATTTCAGCCACCCCCACATCATTCTCTTGGATGAGTAAGTCTCCTGTGATTCATCTCATCgtccctgtgctagctctttgaaagatctatccaattagtccccactctcctcccccccccccccccccccaccgctctttCCCCCGTCCTCCTGCAGAtttctccccttccagtatttctccaattctccccttttgaaagttactattgaatctgcttccaccgccctttcaggcagcgcgttccagatcacaacaactcactgcgtcaaaaaaattctcctcctctccccccctctggttcttttacccat
This window of the Heterodontus francisci isolate sHetFra1 chromosome 39, sHetFra1.hap1, whole genome shotgun sequence genome carries:
- the LOC137352893 gene encoding N-formyl peptide receptor 2-like, with amino-acid sequence MEEKAQKPLVCPCSRGLLIRSEYRTGFQVRKGTGVCEPRHFLIQLQIPWKVFTSSNYPIKTVGQGNGQIGPDFRSCEGPWDVLISMTDSTPRPALNLSFGIVNQTEFSEGSLAQVLQGVSLLLHAVVFLLGISGNSLVLWMAGCKMKRTVGSVFACNLAAADFSFVLFLPFSFAYIAMGHHWPFGRVLCKLCVSVEYLNLFGSIFLLGAISAQRCASAPVWTRNRLNPRAAAWASLVVWALALLATAPYFAFLDAVPSGRRDNRTSCRLNYARPGDPTGGQGRTLQRQRQEALSLARFVLAFLLPFAAIAGSYATIAPQRIMATIVAAFFVGWLPYHVFELLKVAAQPSTAIRLGTTLSYNLILFNSCLNPIIYIFMGHRHRQTLKQSLKAVLERIASE